In Bacillus sp. SM2101, a single window of DNA contains:
- a CDS encoding response regulator transcription factor — MYNIIVVEDQAIVRQGLVMMIEQEDQFQVVAQAGNGHEAIEQLEKHMVDVVVMDIRMPHMNGLEATRQIKQRWPQVKILILTTFNDDEYAMQALKDGANGFMLKTAEPAKLVSAIHSSLNGGMTIHDEVAAKVMPRLLTDRHRGKIDIPLTNRELAVTKLVGEGKTNKEISEELHLSIGTVKNHITQILQKLDLRDRTQLAIFAVKNDIT; from the coding sequence ATGTATAACATTATTGTAGTAGAAGACCAAGCAATTGTTAGGCAGGGACTTGTCATGATGATTGAACAAGAAGACCAATTTCAAGTAGTGGCTCAAGCTGGAAATGGCCATGAGGCAATTGAACAATTGGAGAAGCATATGGTTGACGTTGTTGTAATGGATATAAGAATGCCCCATATGAATGGTCTTGAAGCTACTCGCCAAATTAAACAGCGATGGCCACAAGTGAAAATATTAATATTAACGACGTTTAACGATGATGAATATGCAATGCAAGCACTTAAAGATGGTGCCAATGGCTTTATGCTAAAAACAGCAGAGCCAGCGAAACTCGTTAGTGCAATACATAGTAGCTTAAACGGAGGTATGACTATACATGACGAAGTAGCTGCAAAAGTGATGCCTCGGTTGTTGACAGATAGACATCGGGGAAAAATAGACATTCCATTAACAAACCGTGAGCTTGCTGTAACAAAGTTAGTAGGCGAAGGAAAAACAAATAAGGAAATTTCTGAGGAATTGCACTTGTCGATAGGCACTGTAAAAAATCATATTACGCAAATACTACAGAAGCTTGATTTACGGGATCGCACACAACTCGCCATCTTTGCTGTGAAAAATGATATTACCTAA
- a CDS encoding histidine kinase: protein MLFISSVLFIQDEYTFSKLLFLYITIDAISLLSQKHYQLFSAVSAGLMGMLVIFTNAINVELVVILIFFYYLSILLNKKMTETNYKQDMYEELLGEYRNLKRISLRNERAARLEERTGIAREIHDSVGHKLTALLMQIEMLSMKEKRQEYGILRKLVRESLEETRHAVKTLKDEEFAGLSSVLQLIRKLESESHILVHFTTKQGALSVSLSNQQSVTLYRVIQEALTNAMRHAQSREVFVTIGKSAVGDLYFEVTNKIFKTESFTIGFGLSNMQKRVEELNGDINFNQTESHFVVKGSFPVYAKEVI, encoded by the coding sequence ATGTTGTTTATTTCGAGTGTTTTGTTTATTCAAGACGAATATACCTTTAGTAAATTACTATTTTTGTATATAACGATAGATGCTATTTCACTACTATCACAAAAGCATTATCAACTATTTTCAGCCGTTAGTGCCGGTTTAATGGGTATGCTGGTGATTTTTACTAATGCTATAAATGTTGAATTGGTTGTTATACTCATATTTTTTTATTATTTGAGCATTTTGTTAAATAAAAAAATGACGGAGACCAATTATAAACAAGACATGTATGAAGAGCTTTTAGGTGAATATCGAAATCTAAAACGTATTAGTTTACGAAATGAACGGGCAGCTCGATTAGAAGAAAGAACAGGAATTGCTCGTGAGATTCATGATTCTGTCGGTCATAAATTAACAGCATTGCTCATGCAAATCGAAATGCTTTCGATGAAAGAAAAACGACAGGAATATGGAATTTTGAGAAAGCTTGTTCGTGAAAGTTTAGAAGAAACGAGGCATGCGGTTAAAACACTTAAAGATGAAGAATTTGCAGGTCTGTCGTCAGTGCTTCAATTAATTAGAAAGTTAGAATCAGAGAGTCATATACTCGTGCATTTTACGACGAAGCAAGGAGCTTTATCTGTGAGCTTGTCCAATCAACAAAGTGTTACTTTATATAGAGTTATACAAGAGGCACTAACAAATGCGATGCGACATGCACAATCTCGTGAAGTATTTGTAACTATTGGTAAATCAGCTGTTGGAGATCTTTATTTTGAAGTGACGAATAAGATTTTTAAAACCGAATCTTTTACTATTGGATTTGGACTAAGTAACATGCAGAAACGTGTTGAAGAGCTAAATGGGGATATAAACTTCAATCAAACAGAGTCTCATTTTGTAGTTAAAGGATCATTTCCTGTATATGCAAAGGAGGTTATATAA
- a CDS encoding methionine biosynthesis PLP-dependent protein → MTRINIETACAQIGNRSENVTGTVNPPVYLSTAYRHTGIGESTGYDYIRTGNPTRQIVEQAITQLEEGDQGFACSSGMAAIQTVLALFEQGDELIVTHDLYGGTYRLFEESFRKNGFTFHYADFSDINAVEGLINSNTKALFIETPTNPLMQEVDLKIAAELAKKNDLLLIVDNTFYTPLLQKPITQGADIVIHSATKYLGGHNDVLAGLIVSKGEELSAQLGNYHNAIGAVLSPFDSWLLIRGMKTLHLRLKQHEENAKKIASFLQTHEDIVEIYYPQRGGMLSFKIREEKWVNPFLQNLRLITFAESLGGVESFITYPATQTHADIPEEIRVANGICNRLLRFSIGIENADDLIDDLISALKAAKEGVNTYD, encoded by the coding sequence ATGACAAGAATAAATATCGAAACAGCATGTGCCCAGATTGGAAACAGAAGTGAAAATGTTACTGGGACGGTCAATCCACCTGTCTATTTGTCTACAGCCTATCGTCACACAGGTATAGGCGAATCTACAGGGTATGATTACATTCGAACGGGTAATCCAACACGACAAATTGTCGAACAGGCAATAACACAACTTGAGGAAGGTGATCAAGGCTTTGCTTGTAGTTCAGGTATGGCTGCGATTCAAACAGTATTAGCTCTCTTTGAGCAGGGTGATGAACTGATCGTTACACATGATTTATACGGAGGAACATATCGGCTATTTGAAGAATCTTTTCGAAAAAATGGGTTTACTTTTCACTATGCTGATTTTAGTGACATAAATGCTGTAGAAGGGTTAATAAACAGCAATACGAAAGCTTTATTTATAGAAACTCCAACAAATCCACTTATGCAAGAGGTTGATTTAAAAATTGCAGCAGAGCTTGCAAAGAAAAATGATTTATTATTAATCGTGGACAATACATTTTATACTCCACTGTTACAAAAACCTATAACTCAAGGGGCAGACATTGTCATCCATAGTGCGACAAAATACTTGGGGGGCCACAACGATGTGCTAGCAGGGTTAATTGTTTCAAAAGGAGAGGAGCTATCTGCTCAACTCGGTAATTACCATAACGCAATTGGTGCTGTATTATCACCTTTTGATTCATGGTTACTCATCCGTGGAATGAAAACTCTTCATTTACGTCTAAAACAGCATGAAGAAAATGCAAAAAAAATCGCTTCATTTTTGCAAACGCATGAAGATATTGTAGAAATCTATTATCCACAGCGTGGTGGCATGTTGTCGTTTAAAATTCGAGAAGAAAAGTGGGTTAATCCATTTTTACAAAACTTACGCCTAATCACTTTTGCTGAAAGTCTTGGTGGCGTTGAAAGCTTCATCACCTATCCAGCTACACAAACACATGCAGATATACCTGAAGAAATAAGAGTTGCAAACGGAATTTGCAATCGCTTATTAAGATTTTCAATAGGTATCGAGAATGCTGATGATCTCATAGATGACCTTATATCAGCATTAAAAGCTGCTAAGGAAGGAGTAAACACCTATGACTAA
- the metC gene encoding cystathionine beta-lyase, which yields MTNSFSDQTKLLHNKHKVDPHTGAVSVAIQHASTFHQDDLENFSKYDYSRSGNPTREALEETIAELENGVRGFAFSSGMAAISSAFMLLSKGDHVLISEDVYGGTFRVVTEVLTKFGIDHTFVDMTNLQDVKNSIQTNTKVIYIETPSNPLLKVTNIRAIVTLAKKQGCLTFLDNTFMTPILQRPLDLGIDIVLHSATKFISGHSDVIAGLAVVKDEQLATQLAFIQNAFGAVLGVQDAWLVLRGIKTLHVRMTQSSQSALQLAQFLQQHPKVEEVYYPGLTDHEGYTLQQEQSTSPGAVLSFKLKNVESVRILSKYIKIPVFAVSLGAVESILSYPAKMSHAAMPAQERNKRGITDGLLRLSVGLENPLDLIADFSQALDQLPTQQPEYKVSL from the coding sequence ATGACTAATTCATTTTCTGATCAAACTAAGCTACTTCATAATAAGCATAAAGTAGATCCTCATACAGGAGCAGTAAGTGTTGCAATTCAGCATGCATCAACATTTCATCAAGATGATTTAGAGAATTTTTCAAAATATGACTATAGTCGTTCTGGTAATCCTACCCGTGAAGCTTTAGAAGAGACGATAGCAGAATTAGAAAATGGTGTGAGAGGCTTTGCTTTTTCCTCTGGAATGGCAGCCATATCAAGTGCTTTTATGCTGTTATCAAAAGGAGATCACGTCCTCATAAGTGAGGATGTGTACGGTGGAACATTTCGGGTTGTAACGGAGGTACTAACCAAATTCGGCATCGATCACACATTTGTTGACATGACGAACTTACAGGACGTTAAAAACTCTATTCAAACAAATACGAAGGTAATATATATTGAGACACCGTCAAACCCTTTACTTAAAGTGACTAATATTAGAGCGATTGTCACACTAGCTAAAAAGCAAGGTTGTCTCACATTTTTAGACAATACGTTTATGACTCCAATTTTACAGCGACCATTGGATTTAGGTATAGATATCGTTTTGCATAGTGCAACAAAATTCATATCAGGACATAGTGATGTCATCGCGGGGCTAGCCGTTGTCAAAGATGAGCAGTTAGCCACCCAACTTGCCTTTATTCAAAATGCATTCGGTGCAGTCCTTGGGGTTCAAGATGCTTGGCTCGTCTTACGAGGCATAAAAACATTGCACGTCCGCATGACACAATCTTCACAAAGCGCATTACAGCTTGCGCAATTTTTACAACAACACCCCAAAGTTGAGGAGGTTTACTACCCAGGTTTAACTGACCATGAAGGATATACCCTTCAACAAGAGCAGTCTACTAGCCCAGGTGCTGTATTATCTTTTAAATTAAAGAATGTTGAAAGTGTACGTATTCTTTCAAAATATATAAAAATACCAGTATTCGCTGTTAGCCTAGGTGCTGTTGAATCCATTTTATCTTATCCGGCAAAAATGTCGCATGCAGCTATGCCTGCTCAAGAAAGAAATAAAAGAGGAATCACTGACGGGCTTTTGCGACTATCTGTTGGTCTTGAAAATCCTCTTGATCTTATAGCAGATTTCTCACAAGCATTAGATCAACTTCCAACACAGCAGCCAGAGTATAAGGTGAGCCTATGA
- a CDS encoding bifunctional homocysteine S-methyltransferase/methylenetetrahydrofolate reductase: MKLLERLKNDILIADGAMGTLLYSYGVDYCFEELNLTQPNRIQQVHEAYIQAGANVIQTNTYGANRVKLARYDLENKVKEINRAAVQIAKRSIGKSNEHYILGTIGGIRGVRKSIAELEEIKGAFIEQLDALLEANVDGILLETYYDIEELYTVLQEVRKRTTKPVVAQVSMHEVGVLQDGTPLHEAFSKLEQLGANVIGTNCRLGPYHTIKSLEQVPLPNNAYLSAYPNASLPDLVDGRLIYESDAEYFAEAAISMREQGVRLLGGCCGTTPKHIEAMRKAINGLTPIDEKRVKERKPISVSKPTVAAEPHLHEMVQSRRTVIVELDSPKHLDTDTFFKGAQALQQAGVDVITLADNSLATPRISNVAVASILKEKYNIRPLVHITCRDRNIIGLQSHIMGIHTLGINQVLAVTGDPTKVGNFPGATSVYDVSSFELIQMIKQFNNGQSISGTSLKLQTNFGVSAAFNPNVRHLEPTVKRLEKKIAFGADSFISQPVFSQEQIIQIYKATKHLQVPIFLGIMPLTNYRNAQFLHHEVPGIKLADDILHRMKSCGDDREICSAEGVKIAQELIDTAMEYFKGIYLITPFLRYDMTVALTNYIRKKDGVRERKVHHVL, encoded by the coding sequence ATGAAACTACTAGAACGTTTAAAAAATGACATTTTAATTGCTGACGGTGCGATGGGGACCCTCCTCTATTCATACGGTGTCGACTATTGTTTTGAGGAACTTAACCTCACTCAACCAAATCGGATCCAACAAGTACATGAAGCATATATTCAAGCAGGAGCTAATGTTATCCAAACTAATACGTATGGAGCAAATCGTGTTAAATTAGCTAGATACGACCTTGAAAATAAAGTAAAAGAAATTAATAGAGCTGCAGTTCAAATAGCAAAACGTTCCATCGGGAAAAGTAACGAGCATTATATATTAGGAACTATAGGTGGAATTCGTGGCGTAAGGAAAAGTATTGCCGAACTTGAAGAAATTAAAGGGGCTTTTATCGAACAGCTTGATGCACTGTTAGAAGCAAATGTTGATGGAATCTTACTGGAAACCTATTATGACATTGAAGAACTATACACCGTACTGCAAGAAGTAAGGAAAAGAACAACAAAACCAGTCGTTGCCCAAGTGTCTATGCATGAAGTTGGCGTACTACAGGATGGTACCCCATTACATGAAGCATTTTCAAAGCTCGAGCAACTTGGAGCAAATGTGATTGGAACAAACTGCCGACTCGGTCCTTATCATACAATTAAGTCACTTGAGCAAGTTCCTTTGCCTAACAATGCATACCTTTCTGCCTACCCTAATGCAAGTTTACCAGACTTAGTTGATGGAAGACTGATTTATGAATCTGATGCTGAATATTTTGCAGAGGCAGCTATTAGCATGCGCGAGCAAGGAGTTAGATTGTTAGGTGGTTGTTGTGGAACGACACCAAAGCATATTGAGGCGATGAGGAAAGCAATAAATGGTTTAACTCCAATTGATGAAAAACGTGTAAAGGAGCGTAAACCAATTTCAGTCAGTAAGCCTACCGTTGCTGCTGAACCTCATTTACACGAAATGGTACAGTCTAGACGCACAGTCATTGTTGAGCTTGATTCACCGAAACATTTGGATACAGATACATTTTTCAAAGGTGCACAAGCACTTCAACAGGCTGGGGTTGATGTGATTACCTTAGCAGATAACTCTCTAGCAACTCCACGCATAAGTAATGTTGCAGTTGCTTCAATTTTAAAAGAAAAATATAATATACGCCCTCTCGTTCATATTACTTGTCGTGATCGAAACATCATAGGGCTTCAATCACATATTATGGGTATTCATACACTTGGTATTAATCAAGTATTGGCTGTAACTGGTGATCCGACTAAAGTTGGTAATTTTCCAGGTGCTACTTCAGTATATGATGTTTCATCATTTGAATTAATACAAATGATCAAACAATTTAATAACGGACAGTCTATCTCAGGAACGTCATTAAAATTACAGACGAACTTCGGTGTTTCAGCTGCCTTTAACCCAAATGTCCGTCATTTAGAACCAACCGTAAAAAGGCTTGAAAAGAAAATCGCATTCGGTGCTGATTCATTTATTAGTCAGCCTGTGTTTAGCCAAGAGCAAATAATCCAAATATATAAAGCGACCAAGCATTTACAAGTTCCTATCTTTCTTGGTATTATGCCGTTAACAAACTATCGTAATGCCCAATTTTTACACCATGAGGTTCCTGGTATTAAGCTTGCTGATGACATCTTACACCGTATGAAGAGCTGTGGAGACGATAGAGAAATATGCTCAGCAGAAGGTGTGAAAATTGCACAGGAGTTAATAGATACGGCTATGGAATATTTTAAAGGAATCTATTTAATTACACCATTTTTACGCTATGACATGACTGTAGCATTAACAAACTATATCCGTAAAAAAGATGGAGTAAGAGAAAGGAAGGTTCATCATGTGCTTTGA